A window from Aquabacterium sp. NJ1 encodes these proteins:
- a CDS encoding FkbM family methyltransferase, with protein sequence MGLLRESVKAAIDHLAPGWMAQRYLRRIEAATLAEKEISLLPLLCRADSLAVDVGANQGLYVHHLLPLVKQVIAFEPLPGMQAQLQRFYADKIRLEPVALSRAPGRAQLRMPAGNPSWATMAQTNQLELAQAGQAIETVDAEVRTLDSYALHNVSLIKIDVEGNEEAVLEGAAATLARERPNLVIEVEERHNTGSVLRVARFLGNLSYEGFYLLDGDLKPISSFDAAHDQDIHNVGLQGKVGRYINNFIYVPRERVGTLLSACHPTQPTQ encoded by the coding sequence ATGGGTTTGCTACGCGAATCAGTCAAAGCCGCCATCGATCACCTCGCCCCTGGGTGGATGGCACAGCGGTACCTGCGCCGCATCGAAGCAGCCACCCTGGCTGAAAAAGAGATCTCGCTGTTGCCCCTGCTGTGCCGGGCCGACAGCCTCGCCGTGGACGTGGGCGCCAACCAGGGCCTGTACGTGCACCACCTGCTGCCCCTGGTCAAACAGGTGATCGCGTTTGAGCCGCTGCCCGGCATGCAGGCCCAGCTGCAGCGCTTTTACGCCGACAAGATCCGGCTGGAGCCCGTGGCCTTGTCACGCGCGCCAGGCCGTGCCCAGCTGCGCATGCCGGCCGGCAACCCGTCGTGGGCCACCATGGCGCAGACCAACCAGCTGGAGCTGGCGCAAGCCGGCCAGGCCATCGAGACGGTTGACGCCGAAGTCCGCACGCTCGACAGCTACGCGTTGCACAACGTCAGCCTCATCAAGATCGACGTGGAAGGCAATGAGGAGGCCGTGCTCGAGGGCGCCGCGGCCACCCTGGCACGTGAGCGGCCCAACCTGGTCATCGAGGTGGAAGAGCGGCACAACACCGGCTCGGTGCTGCGCGTGGCCCGCTTCCTGGGCAACCTGAGCTACGAGGGCTTCTACCTGCTGGACGGCGATCTCAAGCCCATCAGCAGTTTTGATGCCGCCCATGACCAGGACATCCACAACGTGGGCCTGCAAGGCAAGGTCGGGCGCTACATCAACAACTTCATCTACGTGCCGCGTGAGCGGGTCGGCACCTTGTTGAGTGCCTGCCACCCCACGCAGCCAACCCAATAG
- a CDS encoding PEP-CTERM sorting domain-containing protein produces the protein MSMKQWSAVALMACAGAASAAGSSWGGIGFDDGTPGKGGYALGPLTVQAQAKTGYAAAAFSSTFGAADHLEIQRSNNDYGTVGMSFVWQDAVQITGGVGAGQARLTVDSVLQEQGVAGDAGVTLFLFDHMLTPSELSAYQGQGTANNPFGVAPVLDAYHAHVSGLGALTEHQSGDFSFQYGQTFYLLALYNGGSGNMGDAPSTLSYDTKVQLTVLNNAQAVVQGNVPAAAVPEPSSVAMLLAGLGIVGVAARRRRA, from the coding sequence ATGAGCATGAAGCAATGGAGCGCCGTGGCTTTGATGGCGTGTGCTGGCGCGGCGAGTGCGGCTGGCAGTTCGTGGGGTGGCATCGGGTTTGACGATGGCACGCCAGGCAAGGGGGGTTACGCGCTGGGCCCGCTGACCGTGCAGGCGCAGGCCAAGACCGGGTATGCCGCCGCCGCGTTCTCATCCACATTCGGTGCGGCTGACCACCTGGAGATCCAGCGCAGCAACAACGATTACGGCACGGTGGGCATGAGCTTTGTCTGGCAGGACGCTGTGCAGATCACCGGCGGCGTGGGCGCCGGCCAGGCGCGGCTGACGGTTGACAGCGTGCTGCAAGAGCAGGGCGTGGCGGGTGATGCGGGCGTGACCTTGTTCTTGTTCGATCACATGCTGACACCAAGCGAGTTGAGCGCCTACCAGGGGCAAGGAACGGCCAACAATCCGTTTGGTGTGGCACCTGTCCTGGACGCTTACCACGCGCATGTGAGCGGTCTGGGCGCGCTGACAGAACATCAGTCGGGGGACTTCAGCTTCCAATATGGGCAGACCTTTTACTTGCTCGCCCTGTACAACGGTGGTTCGGGCAACATGGGCGATGCGCCGTCCACCTTGAGCTACGACACCAAGGTGCAGTTGACCGTGTTGAACAACGCGCAGGCCGTGGTGCAGGGCAATGTGCCTGCCGCGGCCGTGCCGGAGCCTTCCTCGGTGGCCATGCTGCTGGCTGGCCTGGGCATCGTGGGCGTGGCGGCGCGTCGGCGTCGGGCTTGA